The genomic segment GTACGGCGACGACTGGATTCGCGCGTACTCGGACACGCTCGGGCTCCCGCCGGAAAAGCTCGGCCCGGTCTTCGAGGAGTGGGCGCAGCGCTACCAGTTTCAGCGGGCCATCGTGATGACCAACCCGCCGGAGCGGGAGCAGCCGTCGATCGAGCGGTACCTGTCCGGCACGCCCGCGAAGTGGCGCGAGGTCGCCCGCGGCAAGCGCGCGGTGATGTTCGAACGCGTTCCGTAACGGGCCGCCCGATCGGTGCGGACCGAGTTTTCACTTAGGACAAGCGGACAGAACCTACCCCCCGGCCCCCTTACCCGAATCCGCCTGTCGGTCGCCCCCGCGGCCGAAGGGTGAAGCGTTACTGGGAGTCGGCCCCACCGGCCGGCTCACGCCGGCCGTTCGCCTCGAACGTCGCGAGCCGGGCCGCCAGCCTCTCCTTCACCTGCGGCCACTCCGGCGCGGTGATACTAAACACGACCGTGTCGCGGATGCGCCCGCCGCGGGTGATCGCGTGCGCCCGCAGCACGCCCTCGCGCGTCGCACCCAGCTTGGCAATCGCCGCTTGCGACCGCGTGTTGAGCAGGTCCGTGACGAGCTGCACGCGGTTCAGCCCGAGGGCCTCGAACGCGTGCGCGAGGAGCAGGAACTTGCACTCCGGGTTCACGGCGCCGGCCCACTGGTCCGGGCGGTACCACGTCCAGCCGATCTCGACGCGCTTGTGCAGCGGGATCGGTTCGATGTAACTCGTCGCGCCGATCAGTTCCTCGGTCGCGAGGAGCCGCACCGCGTAGGGCAGCCGCTTCCCGGCGGCGCGGTGGGCGAGCGCGTCATCGAACACGCGGTCGAACTCCGGACCGCGGCCGTTCACCGGCATGAACTGCCACACCCGGTCGTCGTCGCCCGCGGCGCGCAAGCCGGCGCGGTGTTCCTCCGCGAACGGTTCGAGCCGCACCCACCGGCCGGTGAGAACCGGCGCCGTGATGTCCATAGGTACTCCATAAAAGAGTGTTCACCGCAGAGACCGTAAGGGCCGCAGAGGAGAGGAGGAAGAGCCCGGGGCGAAGTTCGCATCGACCCGGCGTTTTCCGCTCCGGTCCCAGCGTTCTCCGCGGTGGGTGCTCTTATTCCTCTTCCGGGCGCGCCCGGTTGCCCCAGTGCGGCGGCGGGTCGCCCGCGACCACGACCCCCTTGTCGTGCCAGCCCATGTACGCCCGCACGTCGCCCGACGTGTACCGGAGCGTCAGGCCGCAGCGGCGCCGGTCGCTGTCGTTCGCTTCCGAACCGTGGAGCAACAGGTCGGAGTGGAGCGACGCCTCGCCGGCCTTCAGTTCGACGTACACCGGCGCGCCGTACTTCTCCACGTCCGGAACCGTTTGGTTCAGCACGTTCGTCGGGTCGTTCTCGCTCAGCTTGTAGGTGAGGTGGCCCAGGACGTGCGTGCCGGGGATGTACCTCATGCACGCGTTGCCGCGGTCGGCGTCGTCGATGGCGAGCCACACGGTCACGGCCTTCGAGGGCGTCAGCGGCCAGTAGCTCGCGTCCTGGTGCCAGCTCACCGTCTTGCCGTCGCGGGGCATTTTGCAGAAGAAGTGCGAGCCCCACGCGACCGCGCTGGGGCCGATCAAATCAGAAACGATCGCCACGATCCGCGGGTTGGTGAGCACGTCCCACACGCGCCCGTGCCGCAGGTGCGCGGAACTGATCGAGTAGCTGTCCTTCCCTTCCGACATGTACTTTGCGAGCAGATTGTCGAAATATGTACGGAGCCCCACCACTTCGGCGTCGGTGAAGATGCGGAGCGGGAGAATGTAGCCTTCCCGGTTGAAGTGTTCGACCTGCTCCCGCGTCAATACCTTGGGTGCGGCGTTGGTGGCCGGGTGGAACGACAGGTCGCGCGCGACCTGCTGCAAGTCGTCCTGGCCGGGGACCGGTTGGAAGCTGGTGGGGGCGGTCATGGCGGGGGCTCGGTGGGAAGAGGTGGGGGAATTTTACACGACGGAGCGCATCGCGTCTTGTAGGCGCGGGCGCGGCGCTCCTACGATGACGCAGGTCAGAAGCAGGCCGACCCCCGGCCCCTCCCTGAAGCGAGGGGAGAAAGAAGTGGCGTGGCTTCTGTCTTTCTCCCGCTCTTCTCTTGCTCCCCTCCCTTCAGGGAGGGGCCGGGGGTGGGTTGCCTTGGAACGTTTTCTATGAGTGACGACGCGGACCTGATCGGGCTCGACGAGTTGCCGGACGACGCGCGGGCGGTGGTGGACGCGGCCGAGCGCGCCGTGAGCGCGGTCCGCGACCGCGCGGCGCGCGAGGCCGCCGAGATCCGGGCCGCCGCCGACCGCGAGTGCGACGCGGTCCGGGTCCGCGCCGAGGCCGAACTGGCCGCGGTGCAGCAGACCGCCACGCGCGAACTCGCCCCGCTCGTGCGCGGGCTCCTCGACCGGCTCCGCGAACTCCAGCAGCGGTACACGCGCGAGGGGCTCCTCGACGAGGCGCTGGCGATCCGCGCCCGCGTGCGCCAGATCCGCGGGGACCTTCTCGGCGTGCGCCCGGACCCCGGGACACTGGCCGAATTCTCCACCACGGACATCGGCCGCACGGTCCTCTTCGATGTGGTCGGCCGGGCCGACGGGAGCGCGTGGGGCACCGACGTGTACACGGCCGATTCGCGACTCGCGTCGGCCGCGGTCCACACCGGCGTGGTGCGCGAGGGCGAGCGCGGGCTGGTGCGCGTCGTGATTTTGGACGGCGCCGAGCAGATGTTCACCGGGAGCGAGCGGAACGGCGTGGCGACCTTCGACTACGGAAACTACCCGGTCGCGTACCGCATCGAGAAG from the Frigoriglobus tundricola genome contains:
- a CDS encoding GNAT family N-acetyltransferase; translation: MDITAPVLTGRWVRLEPFAEEHRAGLRAAGDDDRVWQFMPVNGRGPEFDRVFDDALAHRAAGKRLPYAVRLLATEELIGATSYIEPIPLHKRVEIGWTWYRPDQWAGAVNPECKFLLLAHAFEALGLNRVQLVTDLLNTRSQAAIAKLGATREGVLRAHAITRGGRIRDTVVFSITAPEWPQVKERLAARLATFEANGRREPAGGADSQ
- a CDS encoding phytanoyl-CoA dioxygenase family protein gives rise to the protein MTAPTSFQPVPGQDDLQQVARDLSFHPATNAAPKVLTREQVEHFNREGYILPLRIFTDAEVVGLRTYFDNLLAKYMSEGKDSYSISSAHLRHGRVWDVLTNPRIVAIVSDLIGPSAVAWGSHFFCKMPRDGKTVSWHQDASYWPLTPSKAVTVWLAIDDADRGNACMRYIPGTHVLGHLTYKLSENDPTNVLNQTVPDVEKYGAPVYVELKAGEASLHSDLLLHGSEANDSDRRRCGLTLRYTSGDVRAYMGWHDKGVVVAGDPPPHWGNRARPEEE
- a CDS encoding LCCL domain-containing protein; this encodes MSDDADLIGLDELPDDARAVVDAAERAVSAVRDRAAREAAEIRAAADRECDAVRVRAEAELAAVQQTATRELAPLVRGLLDRLRELQQRYTREGLLDEALAIRARVRQIRGDLLGVRPDPGTLAEFSTTDIGRTVLFDVVGRADGSAWGTDVYTADSRLASAAVHTGVVREGERGLVRVVILDGAEQMFTGSERNGVATFDYGNYPVAYRIEKV